TCACTCAGTAGTTTTTCTGAAGTGTGGAGAGCTTCAATTGCCTTATTTTTTTCAAAAACTTGTTTTCTAAGTAATTTTGTTCGTTCGAATACTTTTTTCTCTAATTCAAATCGATAAGTGATGAGGCGTTGGTATTGTAAGGTAATGAACTCAGATAAAATTGAGAAAGGTATCAAAAACGAAATCAAATAAATATAAGAATCAAAAATGCCCTGATATACAAATGGCCCAACACCCAGCCGAGTCATGAGAATACTAGAAAGGTATAATAAAAATACACCGAAAGTGACACCTCGGATTTGAAACCGATACCCTAGGTAAATGAGGATTAAAAAAGATAAAAAGAAAAGATAGGGAAAATGATAAACAATGATGGCTTGGACAAAAATAAAAGCGGTGGTCAAAAGGATAAGTTTGATTGACAAATCCTCAAATCGAAACTTCCTCCAGGCCATAAAAAAAGGAACGGTTATAAAAATTCCAATGGTATCCCCGAAAGTGATGACAATTAAAGTCTGAACGATTTCAGAAAAATTTAAACGATAAAAATATCCAAAATAATATAGAATTCCACCTAAACATAAAATGGATATTAAACTTGAAAGAAAACAAACATAAGTAACAAAGTAAAAATTATCTTTTGCAGAATTTAAACTTTTCCGTATTTTTTGAATCCAAAACGTATACGCTAAAGTGGATTGTAAAGTATCAATACCTGCGGTCAAACAGATGCTCAAATACAAATCGAATTGATCCAAACCATGCTGGCTACTGATTAGTCCATCTTTATTTGCAAGGAAACTGGCAATCCAAACAACAGGAAGGAAACGAAATCCAAAAAACAAACACCCAATGAGTCCAATGCCAGATGGAATCCAAAGAACCGCTAGGTTCACTGGTTGAAAGGAAAAGAACTCCATTCCCAATTTGGCAGTTCCTATGTACAATAGAAACAAAATGAATCCCTTTAGGAATTGCTTCCAGTTCATGGGGGATAGATTAGTGGAAGGACAATAGGAGAAAAGCGAAATTATATTAGAAATTCAGAGACTTCATAAGGGATACCCCAAATGTTTCAAATATCCTAATCTGAATCTCCTAGAATGTAATAAAAAACCTGAGATTAGTTTCCGGACAAAAGAGAGCGAAAGTCTTTTGCAATGTCCTTACTTTTCATAAAATAAGTTCCAACTAACATAGAATCAACGATACCTTTGTATTTTTGCCAATCATTAAAACTTTCGATCCCTGATTCAGCAACCCGAATGATGGATTCATCAAGTTCTGGAGCAATTTCTTCGATAAGGTTTTTATGAATCTGAAAAGTGTCTAAATCTCTGGTATTGATACCGATGGTTGTTGCCCCAGAGTCCAAAGCAATTTTTACTTCTTCCTTGTTGTGTGTTTCCACAAGGACAGAAAGACCTAAGTTTTTCGCAAAACTATGTAAAGACGATAACTCTTTAGGAGTAAGAATACGCACAATGAGTAAAATCGCAGAAGCACCATAAGAATAAGCCTCGTCAATTTGGAGAGGGTCAATGATGAAATCTTTACGGATTACAGGAATGGAAACGGACTCGGCCACCGAAGACAAATCAGTTAATGACCCAAAAAAATACTTTGAGTCTGTGAGAACAGAGATCGCACCAGCCCCTGAGGATTCATAGATGGAAGCAATTTGTACAGCATCATAATCAGGCCGAAGAATCCCAGAACTAGGACTTCCTTTTTTGCATTCTGCTATGACTGAAATAGAATTCGTTTTGAGATTTGACTCCCATGGACGAATGGGAACTTTACGATCGGGAAGAGATCGACCTTTTGCTTGGCGGATCTCTTCGTGTTTGGTTTCAACGATCTTGTGTAAAACTGGATTCAAGGACCCGCTTAAAACGCTTTTAGCGCTGCATCTTCTGAATCGTAGATATCAAAAAGAGAAGTAAGTTCAATGACATCAAAGATACGTTTGACCGCAGGTTTGATATTGGAGATTTTAAGAGAACCCTCTTTCGAATTGAGTTTTCGAAGGGTGGAAATACAAGCTCTAAACCCGGAAGAAGACATATATTCGACATCTTTCATATTTAAGAGGACCTTTCGATGTCCAGCATTATCGATGAGTTCCATAAGGCCCTCTTCCACTTCATTTGCCACAGAAACGTCCAATCGACCTTCCAGATAAACGACTAGTTTTCCGTCTTTCACTTCGTGTTTCAGCACCGATTTACCCACCTGATATGATTTTACAAAATCATCGTATTTTAGCGGAGTGTCAATCAATGTTTTCTGAATCCATTCCTACACGTTCCGACCTCGAGCAGTTCCAAAATTTCCTTATTTTAGGTGGCGGATCCTCTGGTGATTCCTCCGCCAAGTTATTATCTTCTTTGGGAAAACGATCCCTCTTGGCAGACAAGTTTCCAGAAAAAGCAAACTCAGATTTGTATGTTTCTGTTTTGTCAGACAATCACCCACAGGAAAGACTGGAAGGGATTGATTGTATCATCAAAAGCCCAGGCATCCTCCCCGAACATCCGATCTTAGAAGAAGCGAAAAAAAAAGGGCTTCCGATTTTAAGCGAAATTTGTTTGGCACGCATTTTTTACAAAGGACCAATCATTGGAATAACGGGAACGGATGGAAAATCAACAACAACAGCCCTAACATACCATATTCTGAAATCCAAATTTCCCAATTCAAAAATGGGAGGAAACATTGGAGTTCCTTTTTCATCCTTTTGTTTAGAGCCCCTTGATTTAGTGGTATTAGAACTTTCCAGTTACCAATTGGACGATTCACCTAACTTAGAATTAACTGCTTCTGCCATTCTCAATTTGGCTTCAGACCATTTGGAACGACATAAAACTATGGAATCCTATGCAAACGCAAAATGGAAAATTCAAAATTTAGAAAATCCTCTTCACAAATCATTCATCAATCCAAACTTTTTACAGTTCCTCTCCAATCAACCTTCAGAATATTCCAACTTACAATTTATTGGCGAAGGTCAAAACTACTATGTAAGCTTAAATCCGAATCAAATTCACACACCAAATCATATTTATGATGCTTCCAAATTCCCACTGAATGGGAAACACAACCTAATGAACTTATGTTTTGCCATTGCTCTTAGTGAATCAATGGGAATGAATTCAAATGAAATTCAAAACAGTTTTGAATCCTTTACCGGACTTCCACACCGATTCAGAAAAATCGATAGTACTGAATTTAAAAATCAATATAAAGAAATCCAATTCATCAATGATTCAAAATCGACGAACCTACATTCCATGCTTTCGGGAATTTCAGGATTCAAAAAAGAGGATGGATTGTTTTTGATTTTAGGAGGGATTCCAAAAACAGAGCCCATCGAGCCTTTTTTAAAAAGATGGAAAGAATTAGCTTGTCCTATTTGGGTTTATGGGAAGGCTTTGGAAGTTTGGAAATCTGAGTTTGACAAAACTGGACTTCCTGTTCGTTATTTTTCAGACCTTCCCACTCTTGTTACCGATCTAAAAAATAAAATAGATTCAACTCTTCATTTGAATACGATTGATTCTCCGACTATTATAAAGAAAGAGAATAAACCAAACTCCTTGTCGGTGATATTTTCACCGGCAGGAGCCAGTTTTGATTTGTATAAAAACTTTGAAGAAAGAGGAAATCATTTCGAAAGTTTGATCAAACAATTGTTTTCATAATTTTACCCACGGATATGATAACCGCCATCCACATGCCGTATTTCGCCTGTGATACGGTTTCCTGGTCGAAACAAATAAGCCACTTCTTCTGCTAAATCTTTTGCTGAAGCATTTCCTAAAGGGGAAAGAAGATGACAATTTGATTCTGCCTCTTCAAGTCCTTCGATTGCAGAACCTGCTTTACTGGCTCGATAAGGAGAAAATCGAATTGCGTTGACCTGTATTTGTTTCTCCTTTCCTAATTCCATCGCCATTTCTTTTACTAATCTCTCCAAAGCAGATTTTGCTATTCCAATATTTTTGTAAGGATGAGAAACAATTCTCTCTGCTCCTAAATAACTCAAAGCAACAATCGACCCTTCATCGGCGAGTATATCCCTTTGGTAAAGACTCTGCGTAAGAGCAAGAAGCGAAAATGCAGATACATTCATTGCATCCATAAATTCTTCTCGTGTTATTGTCATGATGGGTTTTACTTTTCCTTGGCGAATTGTCTTATCCATTGCGATGGAATGTAAAACGGAATGAATTTTTATTTGATTCAATTTTAAAAAATCAGCAAAAGAA
This genomic stretch from Leptospira meyeri harbors:
- a CDS encoding ATP-binding protein; protein product: MNWKQFLKGFILFLLYIGTAKLGMEFFSFQPVNLAVLWIPSGIGLIGCLFFGFRFLPVVWIASFLANKDGLISSQHGLDQFDLYLSICLTAGIDTLQSTLAYTFWIQKIRKSLNSAKDNFYFVTYVCFLSSLISILCLGGILYYFGYFYRLNFSEIVQTLIVITFGDTIGIFITVPFFMAWRKFRFEDLSIKLILLTTAFIFVQAIIVYHFPYLFFLSFLILIYLGYRFQIRGVTFGVFLLYLSSILMTRLGVGPFVYQGIFDSYIYLISFLIPFSILSEFITLQYQRLITYRFELEKKVFERTKLLRKQVFEKNKAIEALHTSEKLLSESNRTKDVFFSIIAHDLRNPLGAFKQLTELMYTDFDTYSDSEKKETIFDIQNSASMLYGLLEQLLDWARTQTGNMPFRPKQVNLLSLITKITEQVESAVKKKSIRILCDVPDESAFVYADSEMLQAVLRNLITNSIKFTNDNGEIRIVARQDEDGIRVECHDNGIGMDSSDLEKLFRVDAQLTSIGLEGEKGTGLGLILCNEFIKLHGGEIWATSEKGKGTTVSFRLPDQI
- the trpC gene encoding indole-3-glycerol phosphate synthase TrpC, with the protein product MNPVLHKIVETKHEEIRQAKGRSLPDRKVPIRPWESNLKTNSISVIAECKKGSPSSGILRPDYDAVQIASIYESSGAGAISVLTDSKYFFGSLTDLSSVAESVSIPVIRKDFIIDPLQIDEAYSYGASAILLIVRILTPKELSSLHSFAKNLGLSVLVETHNKEEVKIALDSGATTIGINTRDLDTFQIHKNLIEEIAPELDESIIRVAESGIESFNDWQKYKGIVDSMLVGTYFMKSKDIAKDFRSLLSGN
- a CDS encoding STAS domain-containing protein → MLKHEVKDGKLVVYLEGRLDVSVANEVEEGLMELIDNAGHRKVLLNMKDVEYMSSSGFRACISTLRKLNSKEGSLKISNIKPAVKRIFDVIELTSLFDIYDSEDAALKAF
- the murD gene encoding UDP-N-acetylmuramoyl-L-alanine--D-glutamate ligase, translated to MFSESIPTRSDLEQFQNFLILGGGSSGDSSAKLLSSLGKRSLLADKFPEKANSDLYVSVLSDNHPQERLEGIDCIIKSPGILPEHPILEEAKKKGLPILSEICLARIFYKGPIIGITGTDGKSTTTALTYHILKSKFPNSKMGGNIGVPFSSFCLEPLDLVVLELSSYQLDDSPNLELTASAILNLASDHLERHKTMESYANAKWKIQNLENPLHKSFINPNFLQFLSNQPSEYSNLQFIGEGQNYYVSLNPNQIHTPNHIYDASKFPLNGKHNLMNLCFAIALSESMGMNSNEIQNSFESFTGLPHRFRKIDSTEFKNQYKEIQFINDSKSTNLHSMLSGISGFKKEDGLFLILGGIPKTEPIEPFLKRWKELACPIWVYGKALEVWKSEFDKTGLPVRYFSDLPTLVTDLKNKIDSTLHLNTIDSPTIIKKENKPNSLSVIFSPAGASFDLYKNFEERGNHFESLIKQLFS
- a CDS encoding enoyl-ACP reductase FabI, giving the protein MNFNLAGRTVIITGITDSSSLALVIAKECKQLGAKLICTGLGKTEFHQNLSEAGQSFLERTYSDFTNTVKVELGDDTIVYPLDVTIQANIDSFADFLKLNQIKIHSVLHSIAMDKTIRQGKVKPIMTITREEFMDAMNVSAFSLLALTQSLYQRDILADEGSIVALSYLGAERIVSHPYKNIGIAKSALERLVKEMAMELGKEKQIQVNAIRFSPYRASKAGSAIEGLEEAESNCHLLSPLGNASAKDLAEEVAYLFRPGNRITGEIRHVDGGYHIRG